The Triticum aestivum cultivar Chinese Spring chromosome 4B, IWGSC CS RefSeq v2.1, whole genome shotgun sequence sequence ATTTATGGGCTTACACTGGGCCCAAACTCAAAACACTGATACAGAAGCCCGATAAAGCCCATACCACTAGCTATCATTCAAGACAATATACCACTAGTTAATAGAAGACAAGCCCTCATTATTATTAAGGTGTCATtattgttgttattattattattaacaaGGAATTTTTATTATTAGAAGGATGACAGTTTTATTACTAACATGATGGCAGTTTTATTATTGAGAGCATGACCTTTTTATTATCAATAACATGGTTCTATTATTATTAAGAACATGAAATTTTAAATTTAAGAGCatgacatttttattattaagaggatCACATGGATTTTCTTTCCTCTTTTTTATACCATGGCATTTTTTATCTAGAGGATGACATATTTTAAAGTTTGGCATGACAAAAAAAATCCAAATCACGCGACCTTTTTTTGGTTTTTGCTCATACTCGTTATAAATTTATAAATTAGAGAAATAGGGAGTTTTATAAATTAGCTTCCAATCATGGAAATTAGGTCTATTCTTGTTTGATGGCATTTTTTTCTCAAACAAAATGGTTACTAGGCCTGTGGGTCAAACGCGCGTgggggggagtggggggggggggggggggggttgcgtgaGAGCCTTTCCAGAGCAAACGACCGAAAACGTATGTTGACAGTAGCCTCCCTGGCAAATGAAATGGACACTGGAGGGCGTCCCTTTGTCTCGCATTAAGCAAGACCTTTGGAACCCTCACTAAAGGGGGAGAGCGAGATGGGTCGGCCTAGACGCGCAGGACACCACAACCTCGTTTTTTTTCTTTTgaccttttttgtttttgttatttGCATTTGTTTCACTTATGATTATACTTTAAAAATTCTAATTATACATATAACAAAAACATTTGGAATATGTTGACCAAGAATTTGAAAATCATTAAATCCGTACAGAGAAAATGTTTAtctccactcttataaaaaaccaagttggttatgatggtgtgcctgccatcttgcaatatagaccgtccgatctatatctgacggatagaaagcaaactatcgtaatttgcaaaaagatacccgcacccctctccacattttttTGCAGATAAGGCATTTCCtctttcatccttatctcccacaacctcattgttgagcaattaaaaaaggaagcctctggaacaatctggcatggtggccgctgccagtgtcatccatccccatgcctccgctcagtccgaccaccaatcaccaccacgtcccactcctcctcaccttatctcttctttttctcgagatatcattagtttttacacatgggattactcccgcatgggtcaatcacaacaggtgtttgtaaaaaaaaatgcaacttggtgttccatgcaatgcacgggcatcttgctactcACTTATACAAAAAAACAATCTATATgaaaaaaattgatcatgtatttaaaacatTTCAATCCAGTATCTAAAAAaatgaataagtatttgaaaaatgttaatcaagcatttgaaaatggtTAAATGTGTCAAGACAAAATGTTGAGCATGTATTAAAAGAAAAATGAAATTATAAGATCatgtaaaaaaatgttaatcaagcattgaaAAAAGTGTTGAACAAGTATTCAAAAATCTTAATCcaacatttggaaaatgttaaatgtgtatagaaaaaaatgcctaccatgtattagaaaatttatgaaaaaacttgatcatgtatataaaaatgttaataaagcatttagagaaatattgaacaaatatttaaaaaatgttaatcaagcatttggaaaatattaaatgtGTGTAAAAATGTTGACTATGTGTTAATAAATGTTAATTGTGTATTTGAAAAAGTTAGTCTAGCATTTAAGAAATGTACAGAAAAAATGTTGACTATGCGTTAAAAGTTGTTAATCTtatgtttgaaaaatgttaatcaatgaTTTGAAAAAATGTGTACagaaaaaatgttaaccatgtattaaaaaaatgttaaatttgtattgtTAAAATGTTAAGAAAGTATTAGAAAAATGTTTGTGACATATGCGAAAAATGTATAATGAAAACCAAAACAAACAATGAAAAACCGAAAAAGAAGGAAACCCGATAAAAACAATGTAAgatacaaagaaaaatcaaaagaaaaacaaaaagaataacaagaaaaaaacagaaaaggagagaaaACCGAATAAATAGAGGAAAAAGAAAGAAGTAAACGGAGAAAGACCGGTGAAAAAAGAAAGGCAACACAAAACAAAAAAATCCAggaaaaaccaatgcaaaacctgCTCTTTTACCCTCAACCATCTCGCGCTTTAGTAGCTTACATGAAGTTGAAGCTGGCTTATTCACCTGCAGAGGTGCCGCTTAGCTGGGAGACTAGGGTTCAAATCCTATGTTGGCCATTTTTCTGCACCCCTTTTTTTAAACATGTGCCTAACAGGCCGGCCAAATAGCTACAGCCTACATCATGGGAGCATTCGCTTCAGTGAGATGGAAGTAGCACTCgccttctcttcttttcttttctttttaaaaatGTGCTAACaggaataattttaatttttttttataaaGAAAGCTCCCTCTCTGATTTCCATTTAAAAGAAACCACAATGTCTTTTGTTGTTATCTTGGAATAACATGGATAAACCACAAACCAGTTCCTGAGAAATAAAGTTTGGTTGGTCACAAATAATGAGAATACGAACTATTGCTGATCAATGAAACTTGTTATTTTTTACCTACACAATTGCTGTTTGTTTTGTTgggccatgtgtgtgtgtgtgtgtaaagaTAGAACGAGTTGTGGCGGACTGATGACAAACACAAATTCAGGGAACAGTCTAGCGGATAACATAAAAGAAAGATTGCATTTAGTAAAGTTTTCAACTCAAACCACTCACGTCACATTTAGATATTTTAGGGTACAGGCTTACAAACAAGATCAACGTTTGATGCTTCCTGAAAGTCTAATTACCTAGAAATTAAGCGAGCCTGGCTCAGTGCCAGTTCACTGATGACATATACACATATTATAGGGGGACATGTGATTCTTCTTGGATCACTAATGACCTAACAATTAAGCTAGATTGAAGCAGTTGCTGTGTACTGATGACACAAACATTTGGTACGGTAAAGGCTAGAAGAGAAGACCAAACTATGATTTTCCTCGATTCAGCTCTACTGCAGCTTCAGCTTCAAATGCTTCTTCAGACAAAGATGAAGAACAGCGGCGCGATTCAGGATCCCGACGATGAGGATCCATTTCATTGTGGCTTTCcagtgcttgagctcgatggcgaCGGGATGAACAACTTAAACCACTTGGCTCGAAGCACGCCGAGGTTGACCTAGGCGGATCCCGACATATTTATAATCATCAGTCCAGAATTTTGGAAAAACCGCACAAATTGTGCACTATATATGGAACATGGCTAAACTGAAAGGAACTAAAATCTCCACTAAGCTCTTGAATTTGCTTCATTCTCCCTGCAGGTCTTCTCCCACAGCTCCATGTGTCGGAGATCCGACACGTACCAACCTATACCATGTGTAGCTAACTTAAAAAGAAAATACATGACATAGTTTCTTTTCCTATCTAGTAGTATTTCACAGTAAAAAATTTGCACATGAAAAAGACAGTGGAAACACATACACTGAACTACATGAACAAGTCCAATTGCTGTACTAGACTACTAATACCATTATATATCAAATCTTTAAGTTCTGATGAAATCTGCACCAGAAGGACATTTTTAACCATCGATACATTCATCACTCAGATTTCTGTTGCTTAGAGCATTTGTACTCCAGATTTTGGAAAAACCGCACATATTGTGCACTATAACTCACTGTAAGCAACATGTCAACACTACGTCAGAATTACACATCTCTGATTCTCTGAATGTGTGCAGAATGACACATGCAATTCGGAGAAGCAGGCCAACACAACACTAATGCGCCAAAGGATCTACTTCTGCTTGATGATCATCGAAGCATTTACATAGATGGCTCATCCAAGCACAGATACATTTGGAGAGTTCAGTTACACTTGTTCTGCTGCGTTCCACACAGCGAGGGGAATTTTGAGTAGATTCTTCTGTGGCATGGCCGGCGGGATGAACTTGATCCTTGGTGCCTTCTTTACCGGAAACGACATTGCGCCGACCTTTGCCGCGGCGGTGGCGGGACGAGGAGCAGCAAACCATCGGTGCTTGAGCGCGCCGGCCGCCGTCAGTCGCTTGTCGGGGTTGCAGGTGAGGAGGCCTTGCAACACCTGGAATCCTTCGTCGGACAACTTCTCTTGAGGGAACAGTTCCCGCAGCTTGTTCTGCTTGTGCCCCGGCGGTAGGAGTCGTAGGGCCTTGGCGGTGTGCGGCAAAGATGAGAACTCCGGCCACGTCCTGTTGTCCGGCGTCCCGAGCAAGCGGAAGATGCTCCAGAGTTGGATGATCTCATTGTTTgtgtcgtcgtcatcgtcatcatcatcatcgccgagGAACAGCGTCTTTCCTGTGAGCATCTCGGCCATGACGCACCCAAGAGACCACGTGTCGACGAGCGCGTCGTAGTCTTCCTTCCCCAGGAGCATCTCTGGTGCCAAGTAGAACGCCGTGCCGGCCTGGGTGTAGGGCGGCAGCTCGGACAAGGAGATCGCCAGCCCAAAGTCGCAGATTTTGACGAGTTCCCCGTCTTGGCCGATGAGGATGTTGGCCGGCTTGATGTCGCGGTGGACGACGTGGCGGTCGTGCATCTTCTTGGCGCCGGTGAAGAGCTTCCACATGATGGCGCGAACCGTGGACTCCGGGAGTGGCGGGCCGCCGCCGCGGCACCTATTCCACAGGAACTCATGGAGGGTCGGCGCGGCGACGTACTCCATAACGAGGCCGTAGGCGCCGTTGTCGGGTTCGCGCACCAGGCCCTCGAAGCCGACGACGTAAGGGTTCCCGTTGCAGGCCTCGAGGAATCCGGCCTCCCGCAGAAGCTCGGCGGGGTCGGGAGGCTCCACGGACCCGTCCGCCCAGTTGAGGTACTTGATGGCGACGATCTTGccggtggcgcggtggcgcgcccgGAGGACGCAGCCGAAGCCGCCCTCGCCGAGGCATGTCTGCTCCTCGTAGTCCGCTCTGCTCCGGATGTTGTTGATGCGGCTCCTCTTGGAGCGCGTCGGCGATCCTAGGGTGGTGGTGGcgtggccggcgccgaggacggcaGCAGCAGGTCGCTTGCGCGCGGCCATCGCCCTCGCGCGAGCTCGACGGACCAACTACGCGCTTCGGTTGCTGCAGAGGAGGCGAGGAGGATGGCAGCGGTGGATcgagggaggaggggaggtgggTGATGagctgatggatggatggatcgacgCGATTCGTCATGGAAATATACGCAGGAGCGGCCCCGATGGGAGTCGGATTCAAATTCAAGTCCGAGTTTTGGTTGGATTGCCGCCCGCGTTTTCAAAACGCTGCTTAGCTGTGCACTGCAGACAGACgcaattttttttttctttcttggcGGTTGCGTTTTCGCTTGCAATCTTCGATTCTCTATCTGTCCGGCGCAAGTTCCTGTGTGTTCACCTTGCAATCTTCGATTCCCAGTCGGACACACATGCACCGTTGGTTCCGCGGTTAATGTAGAGTAGTAATTTGAAATAGACCGTTGGTTCTGCGGTTTGCTTTGCTTTGTCATCATATAATCAAAGTTCAAACGGTTGCGGACTTGTGCCTGTAGTTCAACCTGAGAAGTGAGAACCATGGTTACATTTTCCTTTGGGAATGGATCAGCGTCGGGCTTGTTATTATCAGCTTTTCACACTTACTTTTTCACAATGTAAACAAATTCAGATTTCCTATCCATTTTCTGTCCCACAATGTAAACAACAAGCGTTCTGCAGTTCAAACGATCCAAACTGTTGTTCCTGATCATATGGAACCATATATCTGTCTAGGATCAGCACCGGATCATTTCAGAGGCCAAGCTCAAAGTTAAGGTGGCTGCAACCTGGGACCTGTTGATTATGGGCCTGTGATTTTGTTGTTGTTCCATGGGTTGGCACTTTGTCAGTTTGCTCTGTTGGTCGCCCGAAAAAAAAACTCGGTTGGAAGGTTAACTTGCTGGTAGTTGGGAAAATTACAAGAACTGCCATCGAACTTGCTGGCGCGTAACGATATATTgtgctttcaaaaaaaaaaaaatttgaCGAGTTTGTGCTTTCAAGATATGTTGCCAATGAAGCATGAGGTACCAATGTTGGAGCATTTGGGTCGTCACGTCACAGGTTGTAACCGCCTAGAGTTAGCACATTTTATTAGGAATTGATTTTGCATCATGATAGTACCATCATATTTATTTAATTTTAATATGTGAAAGGGAGGATAATCCCAATCCTCACCTTTATTAAAGTAGAAAACCCTAAAATTTTGCCAATTGCCCAAATACCCTTTCCAAACCCTAAATTTTTTGAAAAAAGCCTGATATTCAGTAAGTGATTCCTTCCAAAAGTTCAATGTTTAAAAGGATTTAATTTTGGGTTTGCATTAAACCCTAATAAAAATGCAATATTTAATAAAATGCATTTATTTTGATATATTTAAATTGAGGGATTTCACATGGAAATTTCTCTTTAAAACCTATAATTagcctcccaatattattaggaaGGTATGGCAATTTGTTCAATTTTGTAATCACCCATAACACACTTATAGTTCAAACCCATTTGGTAATTAAATTAGGATTTTAGTCCAGAGGCTACACAAACAATTCAATAATTTGAAGCCCCCCCTGTCGTGGTCctaaggctgacagtagaaaggggggtaggtatggagaggcaagatcttagctatgatgaagatgtacacacgaggtttacgagttcaggcccttctcggaggaagtaatagccctacgtctcggtgcccggaggcggtcgattggattatgtatgttgtattacagggggtgtgaacccttgtgccagaggagggggtggcttatatacagtacgccaggaccccagctcccctccgttacaagggacttaatgtacataaagtaaggggcgttactggtaacgctagtctTAAGTATTCTTAATGCTCATAAAGACTAAGGAGTGAATGTTCGGCTGTTGCGCGTCCTTccgactcctggtcttcgataCAGCCGAGTGACCCCCACCCCCTATAGTCGAGTGACGGTAGGGGGTAACCGTCGAGTGACATgatcgtcgagtggattgcactcgacgtactCGACTGGTGTTCTCCTGTTGACTCTTGGTCTTTTtatcttctggggtagtgaccttgggtaggacgtataggtcaggcctatgaccctaccccaggtcggtatcctcatcagtagcccccgaatggattaaggtgtgaGTGAAAAGTAGGCTGAAGTCGAGCCTGCTCCGAGCTTCAGCCCTTTGCAAGTGCTTTTCTGCAAATCTGGACGCCTGCATCAGTACTTCAGTATcgactcagtcgccttgatccattcagtgagCCGTCGACTGAACTGGTGGCATCAAGCATCGAGTGCTGTGTTAGAGCGCGAGATCTTGGGCGTGATTGTCTGCGGCgtatcccggatttcgcgggatacgAATTTTCGGAGA is a genomic window containing:
- the LOC123095091 gene encoding putative cyclin-dependent kinase F-2, with the translated sequence MAARKRPAAAVLGAGHATTTLGSPTRSKRSRINNIRSRADYEEQTCLGEGGFGCVLRARHRATGKIVAIKYLNWADGSVEPPDPAELLREAGFLEACNGNPYVVGFEGLVREPDNGAYGLVMEYVAAPTLHEFLWNRCRGGGPPLPESTVRAIMWKLFTGAKKMHDRHVVHRDIKPANILIGQDGELVKICDFGLAISLSELPPYTQAGTAFYLAPEMLLGKEDYDALVDTWSLGCVMAEMLTGKTLFLGDDDDDDDDDTNNEIIQLWSIFRLLGTPDNRTWPEFSSLPHTAKALRLLPPGHKQNKLRELFPQEKLSDEGFQVLQGLLTCNPDKRLTAAGALKHRWFAAPRPATAAAKVGAMSFPVKKAPRIKFIPPAMPQKNLLKIPLAVWNAAEQV